From the genome of Acidobacteriota bacterium:
ACCTCGAGTACGTCAGTCGCGCCGAGAGCGTGCAGACGGTGCCCGTCGTCTGCATGCATTGCGAGCAGCCGACGTGCGCGGAGGTCTGTCCGGCCGACGCGATCAAGCGGACCGGCGACGGCGTGGTGCAGTCGGCGCGCAAGCCGCGCTGCATCGCGTGCGGCAACTGCGTCGTCGCGTGTCCGTTCGGCGTGCCGGAGGTCTACGAAGACCGGAAGATCATGATGAAGTGCGACATGTGCTACGACCGCACCAGCGTCGGCAAGAAGCCCATGTGCGCGACGGTGTGTCCGAGCCAGGCGCTGTTTTTCGGTACGCGCGAGCAGATCGCGCAGCTCCGCCCGCTCTCGGCTCCCGTCAACACGTTCCAGTTCGGCGACCAGACGATCACGACACGCGTGCGGGTCATGGTGCCGCGTGCCGTGGCGATCCGCGCGCCGCATGTCGACGTCGTGGCGGCGATGGACGATCGCACGCAGAGTCGCGCGGTCACGCTGAAGATGGCGAGTCCGGATGCGGTATCGGACGCCGCGCCGATCGATGTCGATCCGTTCGCAGAGGTCGAGGTCTGACATGGCGGATGTCGAGCGCAGGGCCTGTCCCGATCCGGCGACGCCGGCGTCGCCTCTGCAGGGCA
Proteins encoded in this window:
- a CDS encoding 4Fe-4S binding protein, encoding MAKPDQLEFFVDPNRCIGCQSCVQACSECDTHRGESMIHLEYVSRAESVQTVPVVCMHCEQPTCAEVCPADAIKRTGDGVVQSARKPRCIACGNCVVACPFGVPEVYEDRKIMMKCDMCYDRTSVGKKPMCATVCPSQALFFGTREQIAQLRPLSAPVNTFQFGDQTITTRVRVMVPRAVAIRAPHVDVVAAMDDRTQSRAVTLKMASPDAVSDAAPIDVDPFAEVEV